Proteins co-encoded in one Quercus robur chromosome 8, dhQueRobu3.1, whole genome shotgun sequence genomic window:
- the LOC126695146 gene encoding uncharacterized protein LOC126695146 isoform X1, which translates to MPHFHLRYSLLHYPSINVPTTFLWPLSGYVVEDTQCNVNTVHFNHHVAMVKNMSPSFTFVSCPRVHPFGALQISVDVGDASDSGKCDQSKVSENQILNEDDQVVSNDSEDTIEDHKERQRRIKIGLANKGRVPWNKGKKHTAETRDRIKQRTLEALRDPKVKSCKVRKKMSEHPRPHSDRIKAKISSSLRCVWQERLKLKYSRERFFWSWAESIAKTAKKGGSNQQELEWDSYDRMKQEIVHQELQWVAEKAKAKAKRMAKARAERFILSWAESIAKVAKKGGSGQQELDWDSFNKIKQEMVLQQLQWTAEKAKAKEMGKIRSRLAQKRKEREEKARARGEIKRKIHRKLKEDKEDFAVTQVSKLKQKLTKVHIKESVNVQVTGWGNTVVSHFGGLEKLDLEIVKREKMRREVSLADQIQVARIKKSESMDREALAASSSDYRSNKNTEE; encoded by the exons GAGGTATTCCTTGCTACACTATCCTTCCATTAATGTTCCAACTACATTTTTGTGGCCACTCTCTGGTTATGTGGTGGAAGACACTCAATGCAACGTAAACACAGTGCACTTTAATCATCATGTAGCTATGGTGAAGAACATGTCTCCCTCATTTACCTTTGTTAGCTGTCCAAGAGTTCATCCTTTTGGAGCCTTACAAATCAGTGTTGATGTGGGAGATGCATCTGATTCTGGCAAGTGTGACCAGTCAAAAGTTTCTGAGAACCAAATTTTAAATGAGGATGATCAAGTAGTTAGCAATGACTCTGAAGATACCATTGAAGATCATAAGGAAAGGCAACGGCGGATAAAGATAGGGTTAGCAAACAAGGGAAGAGTGCCATGGAACAAAGGCAAGAAACACACTGCAG AAACCCGTGATCGTATCAAGCAAAGAACATTAGAAGCCTTGAGAGACCCCAAGGTGAAGTCATGTAAG GTTAGGAAGAAGATGTCTGAACATCCACGTCCTCACAG TGATCGTATCAAGGCGAAAATAAGCTCTTCACTTCGATGTGTTTGGCAAGAGcgtttgaaattgaaatattcAAGGGAAAGGTTCTTTTGGTCATGGGCAGAGAGCATAGCAAAAACAGCTAAGAAAGGTGGTAGCAACCAGCAAGAGCTAGAATGGGATAGCTATGATAGGATGAAACAAGAAATAGTCCACCAAGAGCTTCAGTGGGTTGCAGAAAAGGCAAAGGCAAAGGCAAAGCGGATGGCAAAGGCAAGAGCAGAGAGATTCATTCTTTCATGGGCAGAAAGTATAGCAAAAGTGGCTAAGAAAGGAGGAAGTGGCCAACAAGAGCTAGATtgggatagtttcaataagatTAAACAAGAAATGGTTCTCCAACAGCTTCAATGGACTGCAGAAAAGGCAAAGGCAAAGGAGATGGGAAAGATAAGATCAAGGCTTGctcaaaagagaaaagaacGGGAAGAGAAGGCAAGAGCAAGAGGAgagattaaaagaaagatacacAGAAAGTTAAAGGAAGACAAAGAGGACTTTGCAGTTACCCAAGTGTCAAAACTCAAGCAGAAACTAACAAAG GTTCACATTAAGGAATCCGTAAATGTTCAAGTCACTGGTTGGGGGAACACAGTGGTTTCGCATTTTGGAGGTTTAGAGAAATTGGACCTAGAAAttgtaaagagagaaaaaatgcgAAGAGAAGTCTCACTTGCTGATCAGATCCAAGTGGCCAGAATAAAAAAATCTGAATCCATGGATAGAGAAGCTCTGGCAGCATCATCCTCTGATTACCGATCCAATAAAAATACTGAGGAATGA
- the LOC126695146 gene encoding uncharacterized protein LOC126695146 isoform X2 — protein sequence MPHFHLRYSLLHYPSINVPTTFLWPLSGYVVEDTQCNVNTVHFNHHVAMVKNMSPSFTFVSCPRVHPFGALQISVDVGDASDSGKCDQSKVSENQILNEDDQVVSNDSEDTIEDHKERQRRIKIGLANKGRVPWNKGKKHTAETRDRIKQRTLEALRDPKVRKKMSEHPRPHSDRIKAKISSSLRCVWQERLKLKYSRERFFWSWAESIAKTAKKGGSNQQELEWDSYDRMKQEIVHQELQWVAEKAKAKAKRMAKARAERFILSWAESIAKVAKKGGSGQQELDWDSFNKIKQEMVLQQLQWTAEKAKAKEMGKIRSRLAQKRKEREEKARARGEIKRKIHRKLKEDKEDFAVTQVSKLKQKLTKVHIKESVNVQVTGWGNTVVSHFGGLEKLDLEIVKREKMRREVSLADQIQVARIKKSESMDREALAASSSDYRSNKNTEE from the exons GAGGTATTCCTTGCTACACTATCCTTCCATTAATGTTCCAACTACATTTTTGTGGCCACTCTCTGGTTATGTGGTGGAAGACACTCAATGCAACGTAAACACAGTGCACTTTAATCATCATGTAGCTATGGTGAAGAACATGTCTCCCTCATTTACCTTTGTTAGCTGTCCAAGAGTTCATCCTTTTGGAGCCTTACAAATCAGTGTTGATGTGGGAGATGCATCTGATTCTGGCAAGTGTGACCAGTCAAAAGTTTCTGAGAACCAAATTTTAAATGAGGATGATCAAGTAGTTAGCAATGACTCTGAAGATACCATTGAAGATCATAAGGAAAGGCAACGGCGGATAAAGATAGGGTTAGCAAACAAGGGAAGAGTGCCATGGAACAAAGGCAAGAAACACACTGCAG AAACCCGTGATCGTATCAAGCAAAGAACATTAGAAGCCTTGAGAGACCCCAAG GTTAGGAAGAAGATGTCTGAACATCCACGTCCTCACAG TGATCGTATCAAGGCGAAAATAAGCTCTTCACTTCGATGTGTTTGGCAAGAGcgtttgaaattgaaatattcAAGGGAAAGGTTCTTTTGGTCATGGGCAGAGAGCATAGCAAAAACAGCTAAGAAAGGTGGTAGCAACCAGCAAGAGCTAGAATGGGATAGCTATGATAGGATGAAACAAGAAATAGTCCACCAAGAGCTTCAGTGGGTTGCAGAAAAGGCAAAGGCAAAGGCAAAGCGGATGGCAAAGGCAAGAGCAGAGAGATTCATTCTTTCATGGGCAGAAAGTATAGCAAAAGTGGCTAAGAAAGGAGGAAGTGGCCAACAAGAGCTAGATtgggatagtttcaataagatTAAACAAGAAATGGTTCTCCAACAGCTTCAATGGACTGCAGAAAAGGCAAAGGCAAAGGAGATGGGAAAGATAAGATCAAGGCTTGctcaaaagagaaaagaacGGGAAGAGAAGGCAAGAGCAAGAGGAgagattaaaagaaagatacacAGAAAGTTAAAGGAAGACAAAGAGGACTTTGCAGTTACCCAAGTGTCAAAACTCAAGCAGAAACTAACAAAG GTTCACATTAAGGAATCCGTAAATGTTCAAGTCACTGGTTGGGGGAACACAGTGGTTTCGCATTTTGGAGGTTTAGAGAAATTGGACCTAGAAAttgtaaagagagaaaaaatgcgAAGAGAAGTCTCACTTGCTGATCAGATCCAAGTGGCCAGAATAAAAAAATCTGAATCCATGGATAGAGAAGCTCTGGCAGCATCATCCTCTGATTACCGATCCAATAAAAATACTGAGGAATGA